In Nonomuraea sp. NBC_00507, the following are encoded in one genomic region:
- a CDS encoding YciI family protein, which translates to MRYLVTLKIAAQPDGPPPADLMEAIFKLGQEATEAGALLDQSGLAPSSEGARVEVSGGRLAVSDGPFAEAKEMISYALYEVKTKEEAVEWTSRFIKLHRDLWPGWEGQADVLRLFSPADFAPPA; encoded by the coding sequence ATGCGCTACTTGGTCACGCTCAAGATCGCCGCCCAGCCCGACGGGCCACCGCCGGCCGACCTCATGGAGGCCATCTTCAAACTCGGCCAGGAGGCCACCGAGGCCGGCGCCCTGCTCGACCAGAGCGGTCTGGCCCCCAGCTCCGAGGGGGCGAGGGTCGAGGTGAGCGGCGGCCGCCTGGCCGTGAGCGACGGGCCGTTCGCCGAGGCCAAGGAAATGATCAGCTACGCACTGTACGAGGTCAAGACCAAGGAAGAGGCCGTGGAGTGGACCTCCCGCTTCATCAAGCTGCACCGTGACCTGTGGCCGGGATGGGAGGGCCAGGCGGACGTGCTGCGGTTGTTCTCGCCGGCGGACTTCGCCCCACCGGCCTGA
- a CDS encoding DUF998 domain-containing protein, with translation MTQQLAHSPARPLSTRRLLLGCGIVAGPTYVTVALAQALTRDGFDLARHPWSFLANGELGWIQTANFVLTALATIAAAVGLSRSLSPGRGARWAPILVGAFGASMIGAAIFPADPAMGFPAGTPEGPGTVTLSGTLHMAVGGVGFLCMAAACFVIASRQAREDRKGWALYSRVTGTLFLGSFAGIASGGGVAWANLAFIAGIVAIWGWLSLLSLSLSRQTA, from the coding sequence ATGACCCAGCAGCTTGCCCACTCCCCCGCCCGCCCTCTCTCCACCCGGCGTCTGCTGCTCGGCTGCGGCATCGTGGCCGGCCCCACGTACGTGACCGTGGCCCTGGCGCAAGCGCTCACCCGGGACGGCTTCGACCTGGCCCGTCACCCCTGGAGCTTCCTGGCCAACGGCGAGCTCGGCTGGATCCAGACCGCGAACTTCGTCCTCACCGCCCTGGCCACCATCGCCGCCGCCGTCGGCCTGAGTCGCAGCCTGTCCCCCGGGCGCGGCGCGCGCTGGGCCCCGATCCTGGTCGGCGCGTTCGGGGCTAGCATGATCGGCGCCGCGATCTTCCCCGCCGACCCCGCGATGGGCTTCCCCGCTGGAACCCCCGAAGGTCCGGGCACGGTCACCCTGTCAGGGACGCTGCACATGGCCGTCGGCGGCGTCGGATTCCTGTGCATGGCCGCGGCCTGCTTCGTCATCGCCTCCCGGCAGGCCCGCGAGGACCGCAAGGGCTGGGCCCTGTACTCCCGGGTCACCGGCACGCTCTTCCTCGGCTCGTTCGCGGGCATCGCCAGCGGCGGCGGCGTCGCCTGGGCCAACCTGGCGTTCATCGCCGGCATCGTGGCGATCTGGGGCTGGCTGTCGCTACTGTCTCTGAGCCTGTCCCGCCAGACCGCCTGA
- a CDS encoding ABC transporter ATP-binding protein, whose amino-acid sequence MTTQQAAAIHVQGLEKSYKELRVLRGVDFTVARGSIFALLGSNGAGKTTAVKILSTLLKADAGTARVNGFNVATQAADVRESISLTGQFAAVDEILTGRENLVLVARLRHLKNPGKIADELLARFSLTDAGGRKVATYSGGMRRRLDIAMSLIGSPPIIFLDEPTTGLDPQARIEVWQAVKELAGRGTTVLLTTQYLDEAEQLADRIAILHEGRIIVNGTLDELKQLLPPAKVEYVEKQPTLEDVFLTLVGTKA is encoded by the coding sequence ATGACGACACAGCAAGCTGCGGCGATCCATGTGCAGGGCCTGGAGAAGTCGTACAAGGAGCTGCGCGTGCTGCGCGGCGTGGACTTCACCGTGGCGCGGGGCAGCATCTTCGCCCTGCTCGGCTCCAACGGGGCGGGCAAGACCACGGCCGTGAAGATCCTGTCCACGCTGCTCAAGGCCGACGCGGGCACGGCCCGCGTGAACGGCTTCAACGTCGCCACCCAGGCCGCGGACGTACGCGAATCGATCAGCCTGACGGGGCAGTTCGCCGCCGTCGACGAGATCCTCACCGGGCGGGAGAACCTCGTGCTGGTCGCCCGGCTGCGGCACCTCAAGAACCCAGGCAAGATCGCCGATGAGCTGCTCGCGCGCTTCTCGCTCACCGACGCGGGCGGACGGAAGGTCGCGACGTACTCCGGCGGCATGCGCCGGCGCCTGGACATCGCGATGAGCCTCATCGGGAGCCCGCCGATCATCTTCCTCGACGAGCCGACCACCGGCCTGGACCCCCAGGCCCGCATCGAGGTCTGGCAGGCCGTAAAAGAACTCGCCGGCCGCGGCACAACGGTGCTGCTCACCACGCAGTACCTGGACGAGGCCGAACAACTCGCCGACCGGATCGCGATCCTCCACGAGGGCCGGATCATCGTCAACGGCACCCTGGACGAGCTCAAGCAACTGCTCCCACCCGCCAAGGTTGAATACGTCGAAAAGCAGCCGACCCTCGAGGACGTCTTCCTCACCCTCGTCGGCACGAAGGCATAA
- a CDS encoding DUF1048 domain-containing protein — protein MGIQDIIEGKKQWRAHMARVNALPPDYRIVYKEIQRYFFKVGPVGLTD, from the coding sequence GTGGGCATCCAGGACATCATCGAGGGCAAGAAGCAGTGGCGGGCGCACATGGCGCGGGTCAACGCGCTCCCGCCGGACTATCGGATCGTCTATAAGGAGATTCAGAGGTACTTCTTCAAGGTCGGGCCGGTCGGACTGACTGACTGA
- a CDS encoding DUF1048 domain-containing protein translates to MTTGSNEPKSRYLQYLEIVTGSLEEKKRYRQYKARIKQLPENYRIAVEALERYLMHFGPADGAGAMAMYDDLAELFEQGAADGTPIRDIFGEDPVEFVEAFVANYPLGQYRTRERNRFTTAIERAAGENTTTKNRTD, encoded by the coding sequence ATGACTACAGGATCAAACGAGCCGAAGAGCCGCTACCTGCAGTACCTGGAGATCGTCACCGGATCGCTGGAGGAGAAGAAGCGCTACCGGCAGTACAAGGCACGCATCAAGCAGCTTCCCGAGAACTACCGCATCGCGGTCGAAGCGCTGGAGCGGTACCTGATGCACTTCGGCCCGGCCGACGGCGCCGGTGCGATGGCGATGTACGACGACCTTGCCGAGCTGTTCGAACAGGGGGCGGCGGACGGCACCCCGATCCGCGACATCTTCGGGGAGGACCCGGTGGAGTTTGTCGAGGCGTTCGTGGCCAACTACCCCCTCGGCCAGTACAGAACCCGGGAGCGCAACCGCTTCACCACCGCCATCGAGCGCGCCGCCGGCGAGAACACCACGACAAAGAACAGGACAGACTGA
- a CDS encoding DUF3159 domain-containing protein has translation MSAEAEEVAHDTVEAAVRAQLAKALGGVRGILEAAIPTIAFTVSWISTEDLKLSLIISISLAVVLLVARIVQRSSPQFVINSLIGIAIGWFFASRSGDAKDFFLPGILWNAAYMVGMLLSIVTRWPVVGFLIGSVTNDPTGWHKDPGIVKLCTRLTWLLMLPCAVRVAVQGPVYLFGGGDQAVAALGVAKIAMGWPLQVAALAAMLWVLGRGRTPIKPPVAPA, from the coding sequence GTGAGTGCTGAGGCGGAAGAGGTCGCCCACGACACCGTGGAAGCGGCGGTGCGAGCGCAGCTCGCCAAGGCGTTGGGCGGGGTGCGCGGCATCCTCGAGGCGGCGATCCCGACGATCGCGTTCACGGTGTCCTGGATCTCCACCGAGGACCTCAAACTGTCGCTCATCATCAGCATCTCGCTGGCGGTCGTGCTGCTGGTGGCCAGGATCGTGCAGCGGTCCAGCCCGCAGTTCGTGATCAACAGCTTGATCGGCATCGCGATCGGCTGGTTCTTCGCCAGCCGATCAGGCGACGCGAAGGACTTCTTCCTGCCCGGCATCCTGTGGAACGCCGCCTACATGGTGGGGATGCTGCTGTCGATCGTCACCCGGTGGCCGGTCGTGGGCTTCCTGATCGGCTCGGTCACCAACGACCCGACCGGCTGGCACAAGGATCCGGGCATCGTGAAGCTCTGCACGCGGCTGACGTGGCTGCTCATGCTGCCGTGCGCGGTCAGGGTGGCGGTGCAGGGGCCGGTCTACCTGTTCGGCGGCGGGGACCAGGCGGTGGCGGCGCTCGGGGTCGCCAAGATCGCGATGGGCTGGCCGCTCCAGGTGGCCGCGCTCGCCGCGATGCTCTGGGTCCTGGGCCGCGGCCGCACCCCGATCAAACCTCCGGTCGCCCCGGCCTGA
- a CDS encoding PaaI family thioesterase, with product MTRSSLTTPPHGAGVPAAHPDAPPGTHLGSHYSRCFGCGDDHPTGLHLTARTPDGATVEAEFTVGEAHQGAPMLAHGGVLAAAMDEVIGMSVYLFRKPYVTGRLETDYLLPVPVGTTLHLRAWCNGIAGRKAYLEAEGRIGAPDGPVAVRAAALFIEVNMEHFAKHGDLAAIAAEHQDYEVNP from the coding sequence GTGACCCGTTCCTCCCTCACCACCCCGCCACACGGCGCCGGTGTGCCCGCGGCGCACCCCGACGCGCCGCCGGGCACCCACCTGGGCTCCCATTACAGCCGCTGCTTCGGGTGCGGCGATGACCACCCGACCGGCCTGCACCTCACGGCCAGGACCCCCGACGGCGCGACCGTCGAGGCCGAGTTCACGGTGGGGGAGGCGCACCAGGGCGCGCCCATGCTGGCGCACGGCGGCGTGCTGGCCGCCGCCATGGATGAGGTCATCGGTATGTCTGTTTACCTGTTCCGCAAGCCCTATGTGACGGGACGGCTGGAGACCGACTACCTTCTCCCCGTTCCCGTGGGCACGACACTCCACCTGCGCGCCTGGTGCAACGGCATCGCGGGCAGGAAGGCGTACCTTGAGGCAGAGGGGCGCATCGGCGCCCCCGACGGACCGGTCGCCGTCCGCGCGGCAGCGCTGTTCATCGAGGTGAATATGGAGCACTTCGCCAAGCACGGCGACCTGGCCGCCATCGCCGCAGAGCACCAGGACTACGAGGTGAACCCTTGA
- the dut gene encoding dUTP diphosphatase: protein MSNVEVLIHRLDAELPMPSYAHPGDAGADLYAAEDVELLPGERAVVGTGVAIALPDGYAAFVHPRSGLAARHGVTMVNAPGTVDAGYRGEIKVTLINTDAKEPFRLQRGDRVAQLVIQRVERAAFSEVERLPGSVRGANGFGSTGR, encoded by the coding sequence TTGAGCAACGTGGAGGTCCTCATCCACCGGCTCGACGCCGAGCTGCCGATGCCGTCCTATGCCCATCCGGGAGACGCGGGCGCCGATCTCTACGCGGCTGAGGACGTCGAGCTGCTGCCCGGCGAGCGGGCCGTGGTCGGGACGGGCGTGGCGATCGCCCTCCCCGACGGCTATGCGGCGTTCGTCCATCCGCGCTCGGGGCTGGCGGCCAGGCACGGGGTCACCATGGTCAACGCGCCCGGCACGGTCGACGCCGGCTACCGGGGCGAGATCAAGGTGACGTTGATCAACACGGACGCCAAGGAGCCGTTCCGGCTCCAGCGCGGTGACCGCGTGGCGCAACTCGTGATCCAGCGGGTCGAGCGTGCGGCGTTCTCCGAGGTCGAGCGCCTGCCGGGCTCAGTACGCGGCGCGAACGGCTTCGGATCGACGGGACGTTGA
- a CDS encoding ABC transporter permease, with the protein MSKHFFGDTAVLLGRSLRHITRSPDTIITTAIMPIAMMLMFVYVFGGAIRTGSDSYVNYMLPGILLITVASGIAYTAFRLFMDMKGGIFERFQSMPIARSSVLWAHVLTSLVANVISLVVVTLVALLMGFRSSAGVPAWLSVAGILILFTLALTWIAVIPGLSAKTMEGASAFSYPLIFLPFLSSAFVPTDTMPGPLRVFAENQPVTSIVNAIRALFTDQPVGTDIWIALAWCVGILIVAYAFAMNTYRRKIS; encoded by the coding sequence ATGAGCAAGCATTTCTTCGGCGACACCGCCGTCCTGCTGGGACGCTCCCTGCGCCACATCACGCGCAGCCCGGACACCATCATCACCACTGCGATCATGCCGATCGCCATGATGCTGATGTTCGTCTACGTGTTCGGCGGCGCGATCAGAACAGGGTCGGATTCGTATGTGAACTACATGCTGCCCGGCATCCTGCTCATCACGGTGGCCTCGGGCATCGCCTACACCGCGTTCCGGCTGTTCATGGATATGAAGGGCGGCATCTTCGAGCGCTTCCAATCGATGCCGATCGCGCGGTCGTCGGTGCTGTGGGCGCACGTGCTGACCTCGCTGGTCGCCAATGTGATCTCGCTCGTGGTCGTGACGCTCGTGGCCCTGCTCATGGGCTTCCGCTCCTCGGCGGGAGTGCCGGCGTGGCTGTCGGTGGCGGGCATCCTGATCCTGTTCACCCTGGCGTTGACCTGGATCGCCGTCATCCCCGGCCTGTCCGCCAAGACGATGGAAGGCGCGAGCGCGTTCTCCTACCCGCTCATCTTCCTGCCCTTCCTCAGCTCGGCCTTCGTGCCCACCGACACCATGCCCGGCCCGCTGCGCGTCTTCGCCGAGAACCAGCCGGTGACCTCCATCGTCAACGCCATCCGCGCCCTGTTCACCGATCAGCCGGTCGGCACCGACATCTGGATCGCCCTGGCCTGGTGCGTCGGCATCCTCATCGTCGCCTACGCCTTCGCCATGAACACCTACCGCCGCAAGATCTCCTAG
- a CDS encoding OB-fold nucleic acid binding domain-containing protein, giving the protein MSTAEPPKRGGLRGFFSRLASPQSEIEAQELREDADEVGATPIASCGGRRRFCVAGTLRTVTLRPRGGAPALEAELYDGSDVIDLVWLGRRKIAGIEPGRTVKAEGLVSMQDGRKVMFNPRYELRPGS; this is encoded by the coding sequence ATGAGTACGGCAGAGCCCCCCAAACGCGGGGGATTGCGCGGCTTCTTCAGCCGGCTGGCATCCCCGCAGTCCGAGATCGAGGCCCAGGAGCTGCGGGAAGACGCCGATGAGGTCGGCGCGACGCCGATCGCGTCGTGTGGCGGCCGACGGCGCTTCTGCGTAGCAGGTACGCTACGTACGGTGACGCTACGTCCTAGGGGCGGTGCCCCCGCTCTCGAAGCCGAGCTCTACGACGGGTCGGATGTCATCGACCTGGTCTGGCTCGGCCGCCGCAAGATCGCGGGCATCGAGCCCGGCCGCACGGTCAAGGCCGAGGGCCTGGTCAGCATGCAGGACGGGCGCAAGGTGATGTTCAATCCACGCTACGAGCTGCGCCCAGGGAGTTGA
- a CDS encoding cytochrome P450, translating into MTESLHTVTTMPTERQPGCPFDPPKDLIEAREHGPISRFPFPDGHQGWLITGYDLVRAVLADPRFSSRKELMRHHPLIDYGDIEVPPAPPGEFLLMDEPQHSRYRKPLVGKFTVRRMRLLTERVEQITAEHLDAMEKAGPPVDLVTAFAKPIPAIIICELLGVPYEDRGRFQENIDKFLGGEVSDEELMAAYTATQQYLAELVVAKRANPTDDVLSDLLDSDLTDEELQGMALILLSAGFDTTANMLALGTFALLQNPDQLAALRAEPALTDQAVEELLRYLSVAKQFHRVALEDIELGGHTITAGTTVILSLNTANRDPERFPNPHVLDLNRQDGGHLAFSHGIHQCLGQQLARVEMRVALPALIDRFPTLRLAVPAGEVALRPETADIYGVKSLPVTWDA; encoded by the coding sequence ATGACTGAATCCCTCCACACCGTCACGACGATGCCGACCGAGCGTCAGCCCGGCTGCCCCTTCGACCCGCCAAAGGACCTCATCGAGGCCCGCGAGCACGGCCCGATCAGCCGCTTCCCCTTCCCCGACGGACACCAGGGCTGGCTGATCACCGGCTACGACCTGGTCCGGGCGGTCCTGGCCGACCCCCGGTTCAGCTCGCGCAAGGAACTCATGCGCCACCACCCGCTGATCGACTACGGCGACATCGAGGTCCCTCCGGCCCCGCCCGGCGAGTTCCTGCTCATGGACGAGCCTCAGCACAGCCGCTACCGGAAACCGCTGGTGGGCAAGTTCACCGTCCGGCGGATGCGGCTGCTCACCGAGCGCGTCGAGCAGATCACCGCCGAGCACCTGGACGCCATGGAGAAGGCCGGGCCGCCGGTGGACCTGGTGACCGCGTTCGCCAAGCCCATCCCCGCCATCATCATCTGTGAGCTGCTGGGGGTGCCGTACGAGGACCGGGGCCGCTTCCAGGAGAACATCGACAAGTTCCTCGGCGGAGAGGTCAGCGACGAGGAGCTGATGGCGGCCTACACCGCGACGCAGCAGTACCTCGCCGAGCTGGTGGTGGCCAAGCGTGCCAACCCCACCGACGACGTGCTCAGCGACCTGCTCGACAGCGACCTGACCGACGAGGAGCTGCAGGGGATGGCCCTGATCCTGCTGTCGGCCGGGTTCGACACCACCGCGAACATGCTGGCGCTGGGCACCTTCGCGCTGCTGCAGAACCCGGACCAGCTTGCCGCGTTGCGCGCCGAGCCTGCGCTCACCGACCAGGCCGTGGAAGAGCTGCTGCGGTATCTGAGCGTCGCCAAGCAGTTCCACAGGGTGGCGCTGGAGGACATCGAACTGGGCGGCCACACCATCACGGCCGGCACGACGGTCATCCTGTCCCTCAACACCGCCAACCGCGACCCCGAACGCTTCCCCAACCCCCACGTACTCGACCTCAACCGGCAGGACGGCGGCCACCTGGCCTTCAGCCACGGCATCCACCAGTGCCTGGGCCAGCAGCTCGCCCGCGTCGAAATGCGCGTCGCGCTCCCCGCGCTGATCGACCGCTTCCCCACGCTGCGGCTGGCCGTACCAGCAGGCGAGGTCGCCCTGCGCCCGGAGACCGCCGACATCTACGGAGTCAAGAGCCTCCCGGTCACCTGGGACGCGTAA
- a CDS encoding RNA polymerase sigma factor, whose product MTVADSHRAVEAVWRIESARVIAALARMTGDLALAEELAQDALVAALEEWPRKGVPDNPGAWLTLTAKHRAIDQFRRRDTYQRKLQEMGRDMELRQETAEAELDDALDDHIGDDLLRLIFTACHPAVPAEGRLALTLRLLGGLSTAEIARAFLVPEPTVGQRISRAKRTLADKKIPIELPPPAELPERLASILEVIYLIFNEGYAATSGEDWIRPSLCQEAMRLGRILAGLMPAEPEVHGLLALMELQASRIPARTAGDGSPILLLDQDRSRWDRLLVRRGLDALRRAEDLGTLGPYGLQAAIAACHARALKPDATDWERIAALYRLLAHLTPSPIVELNRAVALGMAYGPARGLELADTLRHDRALRDYAHLPAVRGDLLAKLGRAEEAAAEFRRAAELTRNTCERQLFLQRAATLCP is encoded by the coding sequence ATGACGGTAGCCGATTCCCATCGGGCGGTGGAGGCGGTCTGGCGGATCGAGTCCGCCCGCGTCATCGCCGCCCTGGCCCGCATGACGGGCGACCTCGCCCTGGCCGAAGAGCTGGCCCAAGACGCGTTGGTGGCGGCGCTCGAAGAGTGGCCTCGCAAGGGCGTGCCCGACAATCCGGGCGCCTGGCTGACGCTCACTGCCAAGCACCGCGCCATCGACCAGTTCCGCCGCCGCGACACCTACCAGCGCAAGCTGCAAGAGATGGGCCGCGACATGGAGCTCCGTCAGGAAACGGCCGAAGCCGAGCTCGACGACGCCCTCGACGATCACATCGGCGACGACCTGCTCCGCCTCATCTTCACCGCCTGCCACCCCGCCGTGCCGGCCGAGGGCCGGCTCGCGCTCACCCTGCGCCTGCTCGGCGGCCTGTCCACCGCCGAGATCGCCCGTGCTTTCCTCGTCCCCGAGCCCACCGTCGGCCAGCGCATCTCCCGCGCCAAACGCACCCTCGCCGACAAGAAGATCCCCATCGAGCTGCCGCCGCCCGCCGAACTGCCGGAACGGCTGGCCTCCATCCTGGAGGTCATCTATCTGATCTTCAATGAGGGGTACGCGGCGACCTCCGGCGAGGACTGGATCCGCCCGTCGTTGTGCCAGGAGGCCATGCGTCTCGGCCGCATCCTGGCCGGGCTCATGCCCGCCGAACCCGAGGTGCACGGCCTGCTGGCGCTCATGGAGCTCCAGGCCTCGCGCATCCCGGCCAGAACCGCCGGGGACGGCTCCCCCATCCTCCTGCTCGACCAGGACCGCAGCCGCTGGGACCGGCTGCTCGTCCGTCGTGGTCTGGACGCGCTGCGCCGCGCCGAGGATCTGGGCACGCTCGGACCGTACGGGCTCCAGGCCGCCATCGCCGCCTGCCACGCCCGCGCGCTGAAGCCGGATGCCACCGACTGGGAGCGCATCGCCGCGCTGTATCGGCTGCTGGCTCACCTCACGCCCTCGCCGATCGTTGAGCTGAACCGCGCGGTCGCGCTCGGCATGGCCTACGGACCCGCACGCGGGCTGGAGCTCGCCGACACCCTCCGGCACGACCGTGCCCTGCGGGATTACGCCCACCTGCCAGCCGTCCGCGGCGACCTGCTGGCCAAGCTCGGACGAGCCGAAGAGGCGGCCGCCGAGTTCCGCCGCGCCGCTGAGCTGACCCGGAACACGTGCGAGCGCCAGCTATTCCTGCAGCGCGCCGCCACGCTGTGCCCCTGA
- a CDS encoding PadR family transcriptional regulator, with protein sequence MGKLVTEMLKGTLEGIVLAILSGRPAYGYEITAWLRAQGFSDIAEGTIYALLVRVEQRGLVDVQRVPSEKGPPRKVYSLNDQGREYLEEFWRTWSFLADRLEQLRKGGK encoded by the coding sequence ATGGGCAAGCTCGTGACGGAGATGCTCAAAGGAACGCTGGAGGGCATCGTCCTCGCGATCCTGTCCGGCCGGCCCGCATACGGCTACGAGATCACGGCGTGGCTGCGGGCTCAGGGCTTCTCCGACATCGCCGAAGGCACCATCTACGCGCTGCTGGTCAGGGTCGAGCAGCGCGGCCTGGTCGATGTGCAGAGGGTCCCGTCGGAGAAGGGGCCGCCGCGCAAGGTGTACTCCCTCAACGACCAGGGACGGGAGTACCTCGAAGAGTTCTGGCGGACCTGGAGCTTCCTGGCCGACCGGCTCGAACAGCTCCGCAAGGGAGGCAAGTAG
- a CDS encoding DUF3710 domain-containing protein, producing MFRRRRRHEQPEQAVAHEQEPAAPTRESGPWDADEPHPDTDRIDYGGLRLPDIPDFDLRPATVGDQHVSVVVRYDDSMLSLQALAAPRSSGLWDDVKTKIRAQAKDLEEREGPFGTELSGEVKAADGTVMPVRYLGIDGPRWLLLALISGKGARDEAVFGAFADFIKDVVVVRGDEPMAREEPIPLRRPNEQTGEKAEERTGYDPFRRGPEISEIR from the coding sequence GTGTTCCGACGTCGTCGTCGGCATGAGCAGCCGGAGCAGGCGGTCGCGCACGAGCAGGAGCCTGCCGCCCCCACGCGGGAGTCCGGCCCCTGGGACGCCGACGAGCCTCACCCGGACACCGACAGGATCGACTACGGCGGCCTGCGGCTGCCGGACATCCCCGATTTCGACCTACGGCCGGCCACGGTCGGCGACCAGCACGTCAGCGTCGTCGTCCGCTACGACGACAGCATGCTGTCGCTGCAGGCGCTGGCCGCCCCGCGCAGTTCGGGCCTGTGGGACGATGTGAAGACCAAGATCCGGGCGCAGGCGAAGGACCTGGAGGAGCGGGAAGGCCCGTTCGGCACCGAACTGAGCGGCGAGGTCAAGGCCGCCGACGGCACTGTCATGCCGGTCCGTTACCTCGGCATCGACGGCCCACGATGGCTCCTGCTGGCGCTGATCTCCGGCAAGGGGGCGCGCGACGAGGCGGTCTTCGGGGCGTTCGCCGACTTCATCAAGGATGTCGTGGTGGTCCGCGGCGACGAGCCGATGGCCCGGGAGGAGCCGATCCCGCTGCGCCGGCCCAATGAGCAGACCGGCGAGAAGGCCGAGGAGCGGACCGGCTACGACCCCTTCCGACGAGGACCTGAAATCAGCGAGATTCGCTAA
- a CDS encoding AI-2E family transporter, with protein MLPDRPTKLVPPVLARMAAWCVCLILVGVVVYFFALVIARLTFVALPVAIALLLTALLFPLTNRLRKAGIRPIYATWITMLVALTVLVGTGWLVGARAGEEFPNLVKQVQSTARDVQDWLITGPLHLEQTQITAYVDEIANIINTQRQAITGTVLSAGAAALEVLASIVLLLFVTFFLLKDGERIWAWFLRGFGGMAPRVDRAGRVAWTTLSHYVQGTVAVAAVHGLVMGIVLAGMGVPLWAPLAVLIFFASFIPIVGIFFAGTVATLVTLGAKGLVLALVFLGILIVEQQLENHVLQPLIVGRALNFHPLAIILVLSIGGILAGIAGAAVAVPVAAVLYRALPELRHEPPALPPPEDHVEPPPGGEPPRPAPRPVPAEGTPPAAGPPSAGGTPPAGGTRSEHERGTGTARTEDA; from the coding sequence GTGCTGCCGGACCGCCCAACCAAACTCGTGCCGCCCGTGCTGGCCAGGATGGCCGCGTGGTGCGTGTGCCTGATCCTCGTCGGCGTGGTCGTCTATTTCTTCGCCCTGGTCATCGCCCGGCTCACGTTCGTGGCGCTGCCGGTGGCGATCGCGCTGCTGCTGACCGCGCTGCTGTTCCCGTTGACCAACCGCCTGCGGAAGGCGGGCATACGGCCGATCTACGCGACCTGGATCACCATGCTGGTGGCCCTGACCGTGCTCGTCGGCACCGGCTGGCTGGTCGGGGCGCGGGCCGGCGAGGAGTTCCCCAACCTGGTCAAGCAGGTGCAGTCGACCGCTCGCGACGTGCAGGACTGGCTGATCACCGGCCCGTTGCACCTCGAACAGACGCAGATCACCGCCTACGTCGACGAGATCGCCAACATCATCAACACGCAACGCCAGGCCATCACCGGCACCGTGCTGAGCGCCGGCGCGGCCGCCCTCGAGGTGCTCGCGTCCATCGTGCTCCTACTGTTCGTGACATTCTTCCTGCTCAAGGACGGCGAGCGGATCTGGGCGTGGTTCCTGCGGGGATTCGGCGGGATGGCGCCGCGCGTGGACCGGGCGGGGCGGGTCGCGTGGACCACGCTCTCCCACTACGTGCAGGGCACCGTGGCGGTGGCGGCGGTGCACGGGCTGGTCATGGGCATCGTGCTGGCCGGCATGGGCGTGCCCCTGTGGGCGCCGCTGGCGGTGCTGATCTTCTTCGCCAGCTTCATCCCCATCGTCGGCATCTTCTTCGCCGGCACGGTGGCCACGCTCGTCACGCTGGGTGCGAAGGGGCTCGTGCTCGCGCTGGTCTTCCTCGGGATCCTCATCGTGGAGCAGCAGCTGGAAAATCATGTGCTGCAGCCGCTCATCGTGGGGCGGGCGCTCAACTTCCATCCGCTGGCGATCATCCTGGTGCTGTCCATCGGGGGCATCCTGGCGGGCATCGCGGGGGCGGCCGTGGCCGTGCCGGTGGCGGCGGTGCTCTACCGGGCGCTGCCGGAGCTCAGGCACGAGCCGCCGGCCCTGCCGCCGCCCGAGGACCATGTCGAGCCACCGCCCGGCGGCGAGCCACCGCGGCCTGCACCCCGGCCTGTTCCCGCAGAGGGCACGCCGCCCGCGGCAGGGCCGCCTTCGGCCGGCGGGACTCCCCCCGCGGGCGGAACTCGGTCGGAGCACGAACGCGGCACGGGCACAGCGCGCACCGAAGACGCGTAA